Proteins found in one Promicromonospora sukumoe genomic segment:
- a CDS encoding CGNR zinc finger domain-containing protein — protein MLERLLVGETISLDLVNTEWIDRGEMVDFLAADGAAELWFREYGFDPATEDVEALRAARAAIRSLLESPGPEADARMNDVLSHGYESTRVSDGRPGTTSATDPGWGAAWRAARAFTELLATHPDRIRQCAHPDCVLYFYDTSRNGSRRWHSMETCGARTKSARHYRRSVSEEKAKQH, from the coding sequence ATGCTCGAACGTCTGCTGGTCGGAGAGACCATCTCGCTCGACCTCGTGAACACCGAATGGATCGACCGCGGCGAGATGGTCGACTTCCTCGCCGCGGACGGTGCGGCCGAGCTCTGGTTCCGCGAGTACGGGTTCGACCCGGCCACGGAGGACGTCGAGGCCCTGCGGGCCGCGCGGGCCGCAATCCGGTCGCTCCTGGAGTCCCCGGGCCCCGAGGCGGACGCCCGCATGAACGACGTCCTGTCCCACGGGTACGAGAGCACGCGGGTGAGCGACGGGCGGCCCGGGACGACGTCGGCCACGGACCCCGGATGGGGTGCGGCCTGGCGTGCGGCCCGCGCCTTCACCGAGCTGCTCGCGACGCACCCCGACCGGATCCGGCAGTGCGCCCATCCGGACTGCGTCCTGTACTTCTACGACACCTCACGCAACGGCAGCCGGCGCTGGCACTCGATGGAAACGTGCGGCGCGCGGACCAAGTCCGCACGCCACTACCGCCGCTCCGTGAGCGAGGAGAAGGCGAAGCAGCACTGA
- a CDS encoding MFS transporter, which yields MTVVADSPARPERGHPARICRPAIGALGVLALALGTLQTVVDPARPLLERELGVDSAAAALVASTLLITGAIVAPIAGKLGDRYGGKRVLLALMALVSAGGVLSSLAPGLPVLLIGQTLQGAMVGALPLSFILVRKNFPEGQTQVAVGVVSALFTAGGIIGTLVAGPLAEGLSWHWIFAVPTIVIVAASLGVLRLMPDDSPSRQDTAIDWPGVALLSATLLALMLGLLVVTGGGVPPLAVGGIILVVAALAVAWVAVERRAVSPMVELRMLAAPALWSASVLTVAVAAVSAMLQTFVPKLFGVSGDGYGLGLDTTEIGLFLMPASVAGVLAGSVGGLAVRRYGARAVATAGAVATAGVLVAVAALHDTVWQLVVARTLVAFVGGLITTALLANTATAVAAEDTGIATSLLVVIRLVGAVAGGQVAGSILDAGHDPATGAPAESAFVTGFLVAALVIALSLFAARHLTKEVRS from the coding sequence ATGACCGTCGTCGCCGACTCCCCGGCCCGCCCCGAGAGGGGGCATCCCGCACGCATCTGCAGGCCCGCGATCGGCGCCCTGGGCGTCCTCGCCCTCGCGCTCGGCACGCTGCAGACCGTGGTGGATCCGGCGCGACCGCTGCTGGAGCGCGAGCTGGGGGTCGACTCGGCCGCCGCGGCCCTGGTCGCGAGCACGCTGCTGATCACCGGCGCGATCGTCGCGCCCATCGCGGGCAAGCTCGGCGACCGCTACGGCGGCAAGCGGGTCCTGCTCGCGCTGATGGCGCTCGTCTCGGCGGGAGGTGTGCTCTCCAGCCTCGCGCCCGGCCTGCCGGTGCTCCTGATCGGCCAGACGCTCCAGGGCGCCATGGTCGGCGCCCTGCCGCTGTCGTTCATCCTGGTGCGCAAGAACTTCCCGGAGGGGCAGACGCAGGTCGCCGTCGGGGTGGTCAGCGCGCTGTTCACCGCCGGGGGCATCATCGGGACGCTGGTCGCCGGGCCGCTGGCGGAGGGCCTGTCCTGGCACTGGATCTTCGCGGTGCCGACGATCGTGATCGTCGCGGCCTCGCTCGGGGTGCTCCGGCTGATGCCGGACGACTCGCCGAGCCGGCAGGACACCGCGATCGACTGGCCGGGCGTGGCCCTGCTCAGCGCCACCCTCCTGGCGCTCATGCTCGGCCTCCTGGTGGTGACCGGTGGCGGCGTCCCGCCGCTGGCGGTCGGCGGCATCATCCTGGTCGTCGCTGCGCTGGCCGTGGCGTGGGTGGCCGTCGAACGCCGCGCGGTCTCGCCGATGGTCGAGCTGCGCATGCTCGCGGCGCCCGCCCTGTGGAGCGCGAGCGTGCTCACCGTCGCCGTCGCGGCCGTCTCCGCGATGCTGCAGACGTTCGTGCCCAAGCTGTTCGGGGTCTCGGGCGACGGCTACGGTCTGGGCCTGGACACCACCGAGATCGGCCTGTTCCTGATGCCCGCGTCCGTCGCCGGCGTGCTGGCGGGTTCGGTCGGCGGGCTCGCGGTGCGGAGGTACGGGGCGCGTGCGGTGGCGACGGCGGGCGCCGTCGCGACCGCGGGCGTGCTCGTCGCCGTCGCGGCGCTCCACGACACCGTGTGGCAGCTCGTCGTCGCGCGGACGCTGGTCGCCTTCGTCGGCGGCCTGATCACCACGGCCCTGCTGGCGAACACCGCCACCGCCGTGGCCGCCGAGGACACCGGGATCGCCACCAGCCTGCTCGTGGTGATCCGCCTGGTCGGCGCCGTCGCGGGCGGCCAGGTCGCCGGCTCGATCCTCGACGCGGGGCACGACCCGGCGACGGGAGCGCCCGCCGAGTCGGCCTTCGTCACGGGGTTCCTCGTCGCCGCCCTCGTGATCGCGCTCTCGCTGTTCGCCGCCCGCCACCTGACGAAGGAAGTCCGGTCATGA
- a CDS encoding FAD-dependent monooxygenase: MTSRSRSASHSAPHPAPRTVLVVGASIAGPTLAYWLHRSGFAVTVVEKAHAPRGGGYPIDVRGTALDVVRRMGVLPRLRAAHVDTGRFTFLDADGGEIVSLHPSAVARSVEGQGLEVARGDLTAALYATVRDDVELRFDDHVTALDEHQHGVDVTFRSGARRTFDLVVGADGVHSGTRALAFGPEDRFHRYLGYAFAVFTMPNTLGLTHELMMWSAPGRAAALYATGGADDAVHAFLNFHRPALPSHALRDPDAQRDLVTSAYAGAGRQVAGIVDAMHEADDLFFDTAGQIRMPRWSSGRVALVGDAAFAPSFLTGQGSSLALVGAYMLARSLAEHRSHVAAFAAYERDTREFVTKNQALVADGGARLFPTTAEALERRNTMLRALVAMPGTTPEPAHSELVLPEPAAPWPGRGGKPHLTRR, encoded by the coding sequence ATGACCTCACGTTCCCGCTCTGCCTCGCACTCCGCCCCGCACCCTGCCCCGCGCACGGTCCTCGTCGTCGGCGCCAGCATCGCCGGCCCGACGCTCGCGTACTGGCTGCACCGGTCCGGCTTCGCCGTGACCGTCGTCGAGAAGGCGCACGCCCCGCGCGGAGGCGGCTACCCGATCGACGTGCGTGGCACCGCGCTCGACGTGGTCCGCCGGATGGGTGTGTTGCCGCGGTTGCGGGCCGCGCACGTCGACACCGGGCGGTTCACCTTCCTCGACGCCGACGGCGGCGAGATCGTCTCCCTGCATCCCTCCGCGGTCGCGCGCAGCGTCGAGGGGCAGGGCCTCGAGGTGGCGCGCGGGGACCTGACGGCGGCGCTGTACGCCACGGTCCGGGACGACGTCGAGCTCCGGTTCGACGACCACGTCACCGCGCTCGACGAGCATCAGCACGGCGTCGACGTCACCTTCCGCAGCGGCGCGCGCCGCACCTTCGACCTGGTGGTCGGCGCGGACGGCGTGCACTCGGGCACCCGGGCGCTCGCCTTCGGGCCCGAGGACCGGTTCCACCGGTACCTCGGCTACGCGTTCGCGGTGTTCACCATGCCCAACACCCTGGGCCTGACGCACGAGCTCATGATGTGGAGCGCCCCGGGCAGGGCCGCGGCCCTGTACGCCACCGGAGGGGCCGACGACGCCGTGCACGCGTTCCTGAACTTCCACCGGCCGGCGCTGCCGTCCCACGCGCTGCGAGACCCGGACGCACAGCGCGACCTGGTCACGAGCGCCTACGCCGGTGCGGGCCGGCAGGTCGCAGGGATCGTCGATGCCATGCACGAGGCCGACGACCTGTTCTTCGACACGGCGGGCCAGATCCGCATGCCCCGATGGTCGAGCGGCCGCGTGGCGCTCGTCGGCGACGCCGCGTTCGCGCCGTCGTTCCTGACGGGACAGGGGTCGAGCCTCGCGCTCGTCGGGGCCTACATGCTCGCCAGGTCCCTGGCGGAGCACCGGAGCCACGTCGCGGCCTTCGCGGCCTACGAGCGCGACACTCGCGAGTTCGTGACGAAGAACCAGGCGCTGGTGGCCGACGGTGGCGCGCGGCTCTTCCCGACGACCGCCGAGGCGCTGGAGCGGCGCAACACCATGCTCCGCGCTCTCGTCGCCATGCCGGGGACGACGCCGGAGCCGGCCCACTCGGAGCTCGTGCTCCCGGAGCCGGCCGCGCCCTGGCCCGGTCGTGGAGGAAAACCGCACCTCACCCGGAGGTAA
- a CDS encoding response regulator, translating into MTGPEPARAGGLRVVLAEDTGILRDGLVSLLERRGHEVTAVADGESLEREVVLQAAESLPDVVVADIRMPPTFTDEGLRAVLALRERFPGLPVLLFSQYVETRYAAALLQGDPRGVGYLLKDRVVDVGEFAQALVRVAGGETVLDPEVVSQLMGASEQDEGRARLSAREREVLDLLAQGRSNSAVAEALFLSLGAVEKNVAAIFQKLDLPYDAADNRRVLAVLRYLGV; encoded by the coding sequence ATGACCGGGCCGGAGCCCGCACGGGCGGGCGGCCTGCGTGTCGTGCTCGCCGAGGACACGGGCATCCTGCGTGACGGGCTGGTCTCGCTGCTGGAGCGGCGCGGTCACGAGGTGACGGCGGTGGCGGACGGCGAGAGCCTCGAACGCGAGGTCGTGCTCCAGGCGGCCGAGTCCCTGCCCGACGTCGTCGTCGCGGACATCCGTATGCCGCCCACCTTCACCGACGAGGGCCTGCGCGCGGTCCTGGCGCTGCGCGAGAGGTTTCCCGGGCTGCCGGTGCTGCTCTTCTCGCAGTACGTGGAGACGCGGTACGCCGCGGCGCTGCTCCAGGGCGACCCGCGCGGCGTCGGGTACCTCCTCAAGGACCGCGTGGTCGACGTCGGCGAGTTCGCGCAGGCGCTGGTGCGGGTCGCCGGGGGCGAGACGGTGCTCGACCCGGAGGTCGTCTCGCAGCTCATGGGCGCCTCCGAGCAGGACGAAGGCCGGGCGCGCTTGTCCGCCAGGGAACGCGAGGTGCTCGACCTCCTGGCGCAGGGCCGTTCGAACAGCGCCGTCGCGGAGGCCTTGTTCCTCTCCCTGGGTGCGGTGGAGAAGAACGTCGCGGCGATCTTCCAGAAGCTGGACCTGCCGTACGACGCCGCGGACAACCGGAGGGTGCTGGCGGTGCTCCGCTACCTGGGGGTCTGA
- a CDS encoding pyridoxamine 5'-phosphate oxidase family protein, whose protein sequence is MHTLHRHEQWHPGEAEMHRRLGVPPQDNPTIPGLPSAYALWMTRSPLLALGTVDRDDRIWTTVLGGRAGVVRPLAEGVLGLSSAAHLGPRGDGDGPGWTGLDPVLEALFSGPSDGRVVDHPGGKLVAGLAIDLEERTRVKLAGRVFRGVVLPDRAEGEGAAGDGAEGDGAGPSGTRPADPARVDVQLALAVEETLGNCPKYLNSKAVRTHEAFPRLVGDSLPLPQAAVDLVGRSDIFFLSSRHRDGGDGDDGGDTESMDTNNRGGAPGFVRVFSNDADEGVVLVYPEYSGNRLFQTLGNLRTDPAVGITFPDFETGDVLYLSGRAEILVGADAAALLPHSRVAVKVTVEAARFVADGLPFRGRPLAPSPYNPPVRRLAREARGADGRSGAADGADGPEAIATATLVRSSRITPTVYRHTFRLSPDALSPRAAERFATLGPWRAGQHVTLDFSAHLDRGWSHMRDHDPTSLNDDYIRSFTISGAPPEPRPARGREDSAGTEHAGALDGVELDVTVRTHGPVTRFLARRDPGSALTVPVLELGGDEGLRASDQDLVVVAGGVGITPLMAQVGQGAGPGRRLPVLWSLRADDLPLAVDLLERAGQAELDVTLFVTGTLDASGQDDLETLARLGAVVRTRRIRKDDVVGAGATEHARYGVCAGPGLRRALLEWLDGEQVSLVSFDY, encoded by the coding sequence ATGCACACACTCCACCGGCACGAGCAGTGGCACCCGGGCGAGGCGGAGATGCACCGCCGGCTCGGGGTGCCCCCGCAGGACAACCCGACGATCCCGGGCCTGCCCAGCGCCTACGCGCTCTGGATGACGCGGAGCCCGCTCCTCGCGCTGGGCACCGTCGACCGCGACGACCGGATCTGGACGACGGTGCTCGGCGGAAGGGCGGGCGTGGTCCGGCCGCTCGCCGAGGGAGTGCTGGGCCTGAGCTCGGCCGCGCACCTCGGCCCTCGGGGTGACGGCGACGGGCCAGGCTGGACCGGGCTCGACCCCGTGCTGGAGGCGCTGTTCTCGGGCCCCTCGGACGGAAGGGTCGTCGACCACCCCGGAGGAAAGCTCGTCGCCGGCCTGGCCATCGACCTGGAGGAGAGGACGCGGGTCAAGCTCGCGGGCCGGGTGTTCCGCGGCGTCGTCCTGCCCGACCGGGCCGAGGGAGAGGGCGCCGCGGGAGACGGCGCAGAGGGAGACGGGGCAGGGCCCTCCGGGACCCGGCCCGCGGACCCGGCGCGGGTGGACGTGCAGCTCGCCCTGGCCGTCGAGGAAACCCTCGGCAACTGCCCGAAGTACCTGAACAGCAAGGCCGTCCGGACCCACGAGGCATTTCCCCGCCTGGTCGGCGACTCGCTCCCCCTGCCCCAGGCGGCCGTGGACCTCGTCGGCCGGTCCGACATCTTCTTCCTCTCCAGCCGCCACCGGGACGGCGGAGATGGCGACGACGGCGGCGACACCGAGAGCATGGACACGAACAACCGCGGCGGCGCGCCGGGGTTCGTCCGGGTCTTCAGCAACGATGCCGACGAGGGCGTGGTCCTGGTGTACCCGGAGTACTCGGGCAACCGGCTCTTCCAGACCCTGGGCAACCTCCGGACCGACCCGGCCGTCGGCATCACCTTCCCCGACTTCGAGACGGGTGACGTCCTGTACCTCTCGGGGCGCGCGGAGATTCTGGTCGGCGCCGACGCAGCGGCTCTGCTGCCGCACAGTAGGGTCGCGGTCAAGGTGACGGTCGAGGCGGCCCGCTTCGTGGCCGACGGACTGCCGTTCCGGGGACGCCCGCTGGCCCCCTCGCCGTACAACCCGCCCGTCCGCCGGCTCGCCAGGGAGGCCCGCGGGGCGGACGGCCGTTCCGGCGCGGCCGACGGCGCGGACGGGCCCGAGGCCATCGCGACCGCGACCCTGGTCCGCTCGTCCCGCATCACGCCCACGGTGTACCGGCACACCTTCCGCCTGTCCCCCGACGCCCTGTCGCCGCGGGCGGCGGAGCGGTTCGCAACGCTCGGACCGTGGCGAGCGGGACAGCACGTCACGCTCGACTTCTCGGCCCACCTCGACCGGGGCTGGTCGCACATGCGCGACCACGACCCGACGTCGCTCAACGACGACTACATCAGGTCGTTCACGATCTCGGGCGCACCGCCCGAGCCGCGACCGGCACGCGGGCGCGAGGACAGTGCGGGCACGGAGCACGCGGGCGCCCTGGATGGCGTCGAGCTCGACGTCACGGTCCGGACGCACGGGCCGGTCACGCGCTTCCTGGCGCGGCGGGACCCCGGATCGGCGCTGACGGTGCCCGTCCTCGAGCTCGGCGGAGACGAGGGCCTCCGGGCGTCGGACCAGGACCTCGTCGTGGTGGCGGGCGGCGTCGGGATCACCCCGCTGATGGCGCAGGTCGGGCAGGGGGCCGGGCCCGGGCGGCGCCTGCCGGTCCTGTGGAGCCTGCGCGCCGACGACCTGCCGCTCGCCGTCGACCTGCTCGAACGAGCCGGCCAGGCAGAGCTGGACGTGACCCTGTTCGTGACCGGCACCCTGGACGCGAGCGGGCAGGACGACCTGGAGACCCTGGCCCGGTTGGGGGCCGTCGTCCGCACGCGAAGGATCAGGAAGGACGACGTCGTGGGCGCCGGGGCGACGGAACACGCGCGGTACGGCGTGTGCGCCGGGCCGGGACTGCGGAGGGCGCTCCTGGAGTGGCTGGACGGCGAACAGGTGAGCCTCGTCAGCTTCGACTACTAG
- a CDS encoding sensor histidine kinase: MTSDSPAHRPGPSSRTKRLLGAPRAAATWRSYGYLWLMLLLAPFALAYVLATVLFSTVGAVTVVGLFAAGALVVGGRSWGGVYRGLAERLLGAPVAAPPARRPRDGFWAWLGGALGDAAGWRALLFMLAALPVTLVGLVASSVFLLLGLGGVTYWSWFWSLPAELAMDDRWHNPAGLAVVAAGGVAVLVLWPLVVSAFVALLTLLTRALLGPTAAGLRVAELERSRAGAVEDADARLRRIERDLHDGTQARLVAVGMQLGEAREQLVSGDTGAVGELLDIAHASTKDALTELRELARGIHPPALDSGLAVAVETLAARAPLPVTAHVDPALEEGGRLAPAVESIVYFSIVELVTNAAKHAAASRVHVLVDADSGTGGAGGTVRIRVRDDGRGGAVVVTPDGSGVRSGLAGVSERVRSVDGTFDLSSPAGGPTVISLVIPALRAVAPGARRTAAGGRA, from the coding sequence ATGACCTCCGACTCGCCGGCACACAGGCCCGGACCGAGCTCCCGGACGAAGCGGCTGCTCGGTGCGCCCCGCGCCGCGGCCACATGGCGCTCGTACGGCTACCTGTGGCTCATGCTGCTCCTGGCTCCGTTCGCTCTCGCCTATGTGCTGGCCACGGTGTTGTTCAGCACCGTGGGCGCGGTGACGGTCGTGGGTCTGTTCGCAGCCGGCGCGCTCGTGGTGGGCGGCCGGTCGTGGGGCGGCGTCTACCGCGGCCTGGCCGAGCGCCTGCTCGGCGCCCCGGTGGCCGCGCCCCCGGCCCGCCGGCCACGCGACGGCTTCTGGGCGTGGCTCGGTGGTGCGCTCGGCGACGCGGCGGGCTGGCGGGCACTGCTGTTCATGCTCGCGGCCCTGCCTGTGACGCTCGTGGGGCTCGTCGCGAGCTCGGTGTTCCTCCTGCTCGGGCTCGGCGGGGTCACGTACTGGTCCTGGTTCTGGTCGCTGCCTGCCGAGCTGGCCATGGACGACCGGTGGCACAACCCCGCCGGTCTCGCGGTGGTCGCGGCGGGCGGGGTGGCCGTGCTCGTCCTGTGGCCGCTGGTCGTGTCGGCGTTCGTCGCCCTGCTGACGCTGCTGACCCGGGCGCTGCTCGGGCCGACGGCGGCGGGCCTGCGCGTCGCCGAGCTGGAGCGTTCGCGCGCGGGCGCCGTGGAGGACGCCGACGCCCGGCTGCGCCGGATCGAGCGCGACCTGCACGACGGTACCCAGGCGCGCCTGGTCGCCGTCGGCATGCAGCTCGGGGAGGCGCGCGAGCAGCTCGTCTCTGGTGACACGGGCGCGGTCGGCGAGCTCCTCGACATCGCGCACGCGTCCACCAAGGACGCCCTCACCGAGCTGCGGGAGCTGGCCCGCGGCATCCACCCGCCGGCCCTCGACAGCGGCCTCGCGGTCGCCGTCGAGACGCTCGCCGCGCGGGCGCCGCTGCCGGTCACTGCACACGTCGACCCGGCGTTGGAGGAGGGCGGCCGCCTGGCACCCGCCGTCGAGTCGATCGTCTACTTCTCGATCGTCGAACTGGTGACCAACGCGGCCAAGCACGCCGCCGCGTCCCGGGTCCACGTGCTGGTCGACGCCGACTCCGGCACCGGGGGAGCGGGCGGGACCGTGCGCATCCGGGTGCGCGACGACGGGCGCGGTGGCGCCGTCGTCGTCACGCCGGACGGGTCCGGGGTGCGCTCCGGACTGGCCGGGGTCTCCGAGCGGGTCCGCTCGGTCGACGGCACGTTCGACCTGTCCAGCCCGGCCGGCGGGCCCACCGTCATCAGCCTCGTCATCCCGGCCCTGCGTGCCGTGGCGCCGGGCGCGCGCCGCACGGCCGCGGGCGGCCGGGCATGA